CCTTTGGGAGGGTCTTGTTGATGCTGAACCCGGTTATGTTGTCTGCGTCCTCGCGCTGAAAGATGGCGGAGTACGCATCGTCGTTGGCGGCCACGTTGGCACGCACGAGGCGACGTAGCTTCATCTTCGCGCGTCCACCCAGCGCGGGGTCGCTGGTAAGCagcgccgctgccccgccgcagCGGAAAAGGCATAGTCCCAGCATCATGGACCTGTCCGTGCCCTGGTAGTTTCCAGGCGAGAGCACCTCCGTCGACAGCACCAGCGCAAGCACGGGGCGCGGCGACCGTGCCCGCATGACGTTCTGGACGATATCCAAAGAGACGAGCGTGGCGCTGCAGCCCATGCCGGAGACATTGTACGCGGCAACGTCCTCGCGCATTCCGTAGTGGTGCCCGATCCGCGAGGCAAGGCAAGGCTCCGGGTTGAACATGTTGACGTTGACCACGAGCACGTCCACGTCACGGGGGCCGAATCGGGTATTGGCGAAGAGACCGGCGACGGCGTCGATGATGAAGGCGTCCATCTCGTCGAGCGCGTCCTGATGGGTGAGGCACTTCTCGCGGCCGGCCAAGGGACCAAAGGGGAGGTAGGTCTGCTCACCCAGACCGGCGCGAGACGTTAGGCGGAAGAGGTAGCGTAACTCAGGGGCGCCGAGCCGCTTGTTACGCTCGGCCAGTGCGACCCCCATATCCGTCGTCACCTTGCGGTCGTCTGGTGGT
This region of Triticum urartu cultivar G1812 unplaced genomic scaffold, Tu2.1 TuUngrouped_contig_6642, whole genome shotgun sequence genomic DNA includes:
- the LOC125530896 gene encoding 3-ketoacyl-CoA synthase 12-like, which translates into the protein MELLVIPVLLAAMAIALTYLAWTAASRRRCSQCYLLDYVCYKPPDDRKVTTDMGVALAERNKRLGAPELRYLFRLTSRAGLGEQTYLPFGPLAGREKCLTHQDALDEMDAFIIDAVAGLFANTRFGPRDVDVLVVNVNMFNPEPCLASRIGHHYGMREDVAAYNVSGMGCSATLVSLDIVQNVMRARSPRPVLALVLSTEVLSPGNYQGTDRSMMLGLCLFRCGGAAALLTSDPALGGRAKMKLRRLVRANVAANDDAYSAIFQREDADNITGFSINKTLPKAAVRAFAANLKRLVPYVLPARELLRLAASFTWQKMLRRQRVKINVNLKTGVDHFCLHSGGIAVIDAVKKNFGLKETDVEPSRMTLHRWGNTSTSSVWYVLAYMEAKGRLKRGDRMLMVTFGSGFKCNTCMWDVNRNLADKGAWADSIDKYPMESTANTSLDKYSWINDTDDDSMLF